The nucleotide window CTACCTCTCGTGGCTCGACGTCAGCGTCGCCCACCTCGAGGACGGGACGGCGGCCCTCGAGGTCGAACACAACGAGGAGTTCGAGAATCCGGTCGGAAACGACGGCTACGATCCGGTCCACGGCGGCATCGTCGCGACCCTGATCGACACGGCGAGCGCGTTTGCCCTCCGGACGACGTTCGACGAGCCGGCAACGGCGCGGCTGACGACGACCGATCTCAACGTCTCGTACCTTCGGCCGGCGACGGGTGACCTCCGAGCGAGGGCGGAGGTGATTCGCGCCGGCGGAACGACCGGCGTCACCGACGTGTCGGTCACCGGTGCCGACGGCGAGGCAGCCGTCGGGCGCACCACGTACCGGCTGTTCCGGCCCGGCGACTGATAGGTTTACTGTAGTCAATTACCGCCGATCGCCAGAACGGGTCGGCGATCGGCGATAAATAGTTACAGCAATCCGTATGAGCCGGGAGCGAGCCTCGAGAAGGGGAT belongs to Natronorubrum aibiense and includes:
- a CDS encoding PaaI family thioesterase is translated as MAQEPTSSSDWPEWGSFVDQHGYLSWLDVSVAHLEDGTAALEVEHNEEFENPVGNDGYDPVHGGIVATLIDTASAFALRTTFDEPATARLTTTDLNVSYLRPATGDLRARAEVIRAGGTTGVTDVSVTGADGEAAVGRTTYRLFRPGD